A single Filimonas effusa DNA region contains:
- a CDS encoding DUF6728 family protein, with the protein MSIFWRQVAEYLYLRKRDPKAPRNTNMRLMHGMNRISIIVFLLAVLIMIIRFLILPLFR; encoded by the coding sequence ATGAGCATCTTTTGGAGGCAAGTCGCGGAATATCTTTACCTGAGAAAAAGGGACCCTAAGGCCCCCCGTAATACCAATATGCGCCTGATGCATGGTATGAACCGCATCTCTATTATCGTTTTCCTGCTGGCAGTGCTCATTATGATAATCCGTTTCCTGATCCTTCCACTATTCCGATAA